The Vidua chalybeata isolate OUT-0048 chromosome 29, bVidCha1 merged haplotype, whole genome shotgun sequence genome window below encodes:
- the KCNJ10 gene encoding ATP-sensitive inward rectifier potassium channel 10 has product MTSSTKVYYSQTTQTDSRPLMGPGLRRRRVLTKDGRSNVRMEHISDKRFLYLKDLWTTFIDLQWRYKLLLFSATFAGTWFAFGVVWYLVAAAHGDLLEFEPPANHTPCVMQVHTLTGAFLFSLESQTTIGYGFRYISEECPLAIVLLITQLVLTTILEIFITGTFLAKIARPKKRAETIKFSQNAVVAQHDGKTCLMIRVANMRKSLLIGCQVTGKLLQTHLTKEGESVRLNQLNVDFQVDTSSDSPFLILPLTFYHVVDEASPLRDVSLRSGDGDFELVVILSGTVESTSATCQVRTSYLPEEILWGYEFTPAISLSASGKYVADFSLFDRVVKVAAPCCHHEAVRFGDPEKVKLEESLREAERDGEGAPLSVRISNV; this is encoded by the coding sequence ATGACGTCCTCCACCAAGGTGTACTACAGCCAGACCACGCAGACCGACAGCCGCCCGCTGatggggccggggctgcggcggcgcCGCGTGCTGACCAAGGACGGCCGCAGCAACGTGCGCATGGAGCACATCTCGGACAAGCGCTTCCTGTACCTCAAGGACCTGTGGACCACCTTCATCGACCTCCAGTGGCGCTACAAGCTCCTGCTCTTCTCCGCCACCTTCGCCGGCACCTGGTTCGCCTTCGGCGTGGTCTGGTACCTGGTGGCCGCGGCGCACGGCGACCTGCTGGAGTTCGAGCCGCCCGCCAACCACACGCCGTGCGTGATGCAGGTGCACACGCTGACCGGCgccttcctcttctccctcgAGTCGCAGACCACCATCGGCTACGGCTTCCGCTACATCAGCGAGGAGTGCCCGCTGGCCATCGTGCTGCTCATCACCCAGCTGGTGCTGACCACCATCCTGGAGATCTTCATCACCGGCACCTTCCTGGCCAAGATCGCGCGGCCCAAGAAGCGCGCCGAGACCATCAAGTTCAGCCAGAACGCGGTGGTGGCGCAGCACGACGGCAAGACCTGCCTGATGATCCGCGTGGCCAACATGAGGAAGAGCCTCCTGATCGGCTGCCAGGTCACCGGGAAGCTGCTGCAGACCCACCTCACCAAGGAGGGCGAGAGCGTCCGGCTCAACCAGCTCAACGTGGACTTCCAGGTGGACACGTCCTCGGACAGCCCCTTCCTCATCCTGCCGCTGACCTTCTACCACGTGGTGGACGAGGCCAGCCCGCTGCGGGACGTGTCCCTGCGCTCGGGGGACGGCGACTTCGAGCTGGTGGTCATCCTCAGCGGCACCGTGGAGTCGACGAGCGCCACGTGCCAGGTGCGCACGTCCTACCTGCCCGAGGAGATCCTGTGGGGCTACGAGTTCACGCCGGCCATCTCGCTGTCGGCCAGCGGCAAGTACGTGGCCGACTTCAGCCTCTTCGACCGCGTGGTCAAGGTGGCGGCGCCCTGCTGTCACCACGAGGCCGTGCGGTTCGGGGACCCCGAGAAGGTCAAGCTGGAGGAGTCGCTGCGGGAGGCGGAGCGGGACGGGGAGGGGGCCCCGCTCAGCGTCCGCATCAGCAACGTCTGA
- the USF1 gene encoding upstream stimulatory factor 1 codes for MCGAHGETRGRRRAGPEAERALKAVRLLRSRPADARGSRAMKGQQKAAETEEGTVQIQEGSVATGEDPTSVAIASIQSAATFPDPGVKYVFRTEGGGTQVMYRVIQVADGQLDAQTEGTSAISGYPATQSMTQAVIQGAFTSEDAVETEAAPTETHYTYFPAAGVADGAAATAATAATAVVTTQSSEALLGQPTPTGQFFVMMSPQEVLPGGAQRSIAPRAHPYSPKSEAPRATRDEKRRAQHNEVERRRRDKINNWIVQLSKIIPDCSMENTKSGQSKGGILSKACDYIQELRQSNLRLSEELQGLDQLQMDNEVLRQQVEELKNKNLLLRAQLRQHGLEIVIKNDTH; via the exons ATGTGCGGGGCCCATGGCGAGACAAGGGGCCGAAGGCGCGCAGGGCCCGAGGCCGAGAG ggCTCTGAAGGCCGTGAGGCTGCTCCGCTCCCGCCCCGCTGATGCCCGAGGGAGCCGAGCCATGAAGGG GCAGCAAAAAGCAGCCGAGACCGAGGAGGGGACGGTGCAGATCCAGGAAG GCTCGGTGGCCACGGGCGAGGACCCCACGAGCGTGGCCATCGCCAGCATCCAATCGGCCGCCACCTTCCCCGACCCCGGCGTCAAGTATGTGTTCAGGACCGAGGGCGGCGGCACGCAG gtgatGTACCGGGTGATCCAGGTGGCTGACGGGCAGCTGGACGCGCAGACCGAGGGCACCAGCGCCATCAGCGGCTACCCGGCCACACAGTCCATGACACAG GCGGTGATCCAGGGCGCGTTCACGAGCGAGGACGCGGTGGAGACGGAGGCGGCTCCCACCGAGACTCACTACACCTACTTCCCCGCCGCGGGCGTGGCCGAcggcgccgccgccaccgccgccaccgccgccacCGCCGTGGTCACCACGCAGAGCTCCGAGGCGCTGCTGGGCCAGCCCACGCCCACAG GGCAGTTTTTCGTGATGATGTCACCACAGGAGGTGCTCCCGGGGGGGGCCCAGCGCTCCATCGCCCCCCGCGCACACCCCTACTCCCC GAAGTCGGAGGCTCCCCGAGCCACGCGGGACGAGAAGCGCCGGGCACAGCACAACGAAG TGGAGCGCCGGCGCCGGGACAAGATCAACAACTGGATCGTGCAGCTCTCCAAGATCATCCCCGACTGCTCCATGGAGAACACCAAATCCGGACAG AGCAAGGGCGGGATCCTGTCCAAGGCCTGCGACTACATCCAGGAGCTGCGGCAGAGCAACCTGCGCCTGAGCgaggagctgcagggcctgGACCAGCTGCAGATGGACAACGAGGTGCTGCGGCAGCag GTGGAGGAGCTGAAGAACAAGAACCTGCTGCTGCGGGCGCAGCTGCGCCAGCACGGGCTGGAGATCGTCATCAAGAACGACACCCACTGA
- the F11R gene encoding junctional adhesion molecule A — MAGAERGQRGQRGQRHGHPPGRLLLLLLGGLAALAAAQVTSEDQEVPEHKPVEVRCAAFRSGSGSARIEWKFQRGSSLVLIYYGGELTEPYQDRVQFSPTSIRFRSVTREDSGKYICEVVADGSHIAKSEVNLIVQGEATLAPGKPLAHVPSSATVGARAVLRCSEGQGSPPPTFRWYKDGTELPPDPKSSPAFRNSSYSLDPRTGELIFEPVGGWDTGDYHCEASNNVGSPQKSDVFRMEASEVNVGGIVAAVVLLLLLLALAALGIWFAHRRGYFGSDAGGKKVIYSQPSRRSEGEFKQTSSFLV, encoded by the exons atggcgggagcggagcggggacagcggggacagcggggacagcggcaCGGGCACCCCCCGGgccggctgctgctgctgctgctcggggGGCTCG CCGCGCTGGCCGCAGCCCAGGTGACCTCGGAGGACCAGGAAGTGCCGGAGCACAAAC CCGTGGAGGTTCGCTGCGCCGCGTTCCGCTCCGGCTCCGGCAGCGCCCGGATCGAGTGGAAGTTCCAGAGGGGCTCGTCCCTGGTGCTGATCTACTACGGGGGGGAGCTCACAG AGCCGTACCAGGACCGTGTCCAGTTCTCGCCCACGTCCATCCGGTTCCGCTCGGTGACGCGGGAGGACAGCGGGAAGTACATCTGCGAGGTGGTGGCCGATGGCAGCCACATCGCCAAGTCCGAGGTCAACCTCATCGTCCAAGGTGAGGCCACCCT TGCCCCGGGGAAGCCGCTGGCGCacgtgcccagctctgccacggTGGGTGCCCGGGCCGTGCTGCGCTGCTCCGAGGGCCAGGGCTCGCCGCCGCCCACCTTCCGCTGGTACAAGGACGGCACCGAGCTGCCCCcggaccccaaatccagccccgCCTTCCGCAACTCCTCCTACAGCCTGGACCCGCGCACGGGGGAGCTG ATCTTTGAGCCCGTGGGGGGCTGGGACACGGGCGATTATCACTGCGAGGCCTCCAACAACGTGGGCAGCCCCCAGAAATCCGACGTCTTCCGCATGGAAGCCA GCGAGGTGAACGTGGGCGGCATCGTGGCCGccgtggtgctgctgctgctgctcctggcgCTCGCCGCGCTCGGCATCTGGTTCGCCCACAGGCGCGGCTACTTCGGCAGTGA TGCCGGCGGGAAGAAGGTGATTTACAGCCAGCCCTCGCGGCGCAGCGAG ggcGAGTTCAAGCAAACCTCCTCGTTCCTGGTGTGA